A part of Aspergillus flavus chromosome 1, complete sequence genomic DNA contains:
- a CDS encoding putative tubulin-specific chaperone c: MSETEIRDARRPSQAENQTILKSEIPLKERFFRYFQHEITALQEQMDRLADTSLVGGERTDATDHCLAGIARLSNEVKDAASYIPTYDQRIYAEAIKALQDKLVETRATVEPRPKFSFKNKKNASAISLSDAANIVYHGRSMPGYLSPGTSSVDSSAAQTPNYPSTPLNEPDRMLQPRAEIAPTSFPAIPTIDVEDGEDKSKRAKGKAFAATAVSSVSVNNHVGLHIMLPSSGSTATVPASITSLRHCVVDMSIPTANGKPYASLTIKGVKESLLVCGQINGPAHITDVENSTIVVTCRQFRMHNCSNVDVYLSASSNPIIEDCTNIRFAQIPRVYALDHDHPDSEDRWSQVEDFKWIKSEPSPNWSLIPRESAVPEEVWAEIVPGGPGWSLDDILRAINITN; this comes from the exons ATGTCTGAGACTGAGATTCGTGATGCCCGTCGGCCCTCTCAGGCCGAGAATCAGACCATTCTCAAATCTGAGATCCCGTTGAAAGAGCGCTTTTTCCGTTACTTTCAACATGAGATCACTG CTCTGCAAGAACAGATGGACCGTCTCGCGGATACCTCTCTTGTGGGAGGAGAACGGACGGATGCGACCGACCACTGCCTAGCTGGCATTGCCCGATTGTCCAACGAAGTCAAGGATGCCGCGAGCTATATCCCCACATATGACCAGCGGATATATGCGGAA GCTATCAAAGCCCTGCAGGATAAGCTGGTTGAGACTCGGGCGACGGTCGAGCCGCGTCCGAAGTTCAGCttcaagaacaaaaagaatgcCTCGGCAATTTCCTTGTCTGATGCGGCCAACATAGTCTACCACGGTCGGAGTATGCCTGGATACCTTTCGCCGGGGACATCCTCCGTGGACTCATCCGCCGCCCAGACACCCAACTATCCCTCCACACCCTTGAATGAGCCGGATCGCATGCTGCAGCCGAGAGCAGAGATCGCCCCAACTTCTTTCCCAGCCATCCCGACGATCGACGTAGAGGACGGTGAAGATAAGTCGAAAAGGGCGAAGGGCAAGGCCTTCGCGGCCACTGCTGTGTCGTCTGTGTCCGTGAACAACCATGTTGGGCTCCATATCATGCTTCCGTCCTCCGGCTCGACGGCTACGGTGCCGGCCTCCATCACGTCCTTGCGGCATTGCGTCGTGGACATGTCCATCCCAACTGCCAACGGCAAACCCTACGCCAGTTTAACGATCAAGGGCGTCAAGGAGAGCCTGCTCGTTTGCGGACAGATTAATGGTCCCGCCCACATCACCGATGTAGAGAACAGTACCATCGTAGTTACCTGCCGACAATTTCGCATGCACAACTGTTCCAACGTTGATGTCTACCTGAGCGCATCCAGCAACCCGATTATCGAGGACTGCACAAATATTCGATTTGCGCAGATACCGAGAGTATAC GCTTTGGACCACGACCACCCAGACAGTGAAGACCGCTGGAGCCAGGTGGAAGATTTCAAATGGATCAAGTCAGAACCCAGCCCTAATTGGAGTTTGATTCCTCGTGAGAGCGCGGTCCCCGAGGAAGTATGGGCTGAAATCGTCCCTGGTGGCCCCGGATGGTCCCTCGACGACATTTTACGCGCGATCAATATTACCAACTAG